One Cucurbita pepo subsp. pepo cultivar mu-cu-16 chromosome LG07, ASM280686v2, whole genome shotgun sequence genomic region harbors:
- the LOC111798384 gene encoding uncharacterized protein LOC111798384 isoform X2 has translation MISVMNKDFEFEKKPDDGLEESRAEEIDLEHAADSSSHDDQVSDSRVVKEARVSLMEMDPGAPGSEFDAKMLGNGRSAEFRVFPSEEVGFLVSSDGEGGGPGMDMKFSSSLVDVKISKTDRFDGSVGHLDAQNDRKSNLSQYKFLMSEFDDYVANESSGAMVAAATSRAMSYGFEVGDMVWGKVKSHPWWPGHIFSDSLASPSVRRTRRDGYVLVAFFGDSSYGWFDPAELIPFEPNYYEKSRQTTSRTFLKAVEEAVDEASRRRGLGLACKCRNRYNFRQTNVPGYFAVDVPDFEVGGVYSWNQIRRARDSFKPSETLSFIKQLALTPRGGDHRSINFVNNKATVFGYRRAVYEEFDETYAQAFGPPSGPGRPPRSSVASLDQHREPARAPLSGPLVIAEALGAGKSAIKPMKLKDQSKKDRYLLKRRDEPSNLIDFGANQEQATSTVPSSLVTESAKTGVAEDYVLLKRTPTVPVKPQIQVKGDHTAFGTDTETSSLSLPSNEAEIGRMALSTNLTSQGLSTSIEASSDKGTIPLEEPKETMAPSEDIGFRNDGFSDIADERAVPRMLVDTEPLRDQSDALREVRYAGTENMLKSSGTPQQLELSNSVSLEGDRASDRNLDSHVNAEPSSAGAKFADVNSSVGGVLKPKVLKRPAEDMSSTGTPIMGVKKKKKKKRDIGAEMGSEHVQKLMASKKTGNLVGKVAEKSNQVGLGSREDFRSTYEKKSTASTNSISHASGLPGFGRGSDEFHVPQLLNDLQAFALDPFHGVERNCQVIVQKFFLRFRSLVYQKSLISSPSSEAESADLRAVKSPDASLGTDNLSENIRDHSVKPLLRHDDRTKAGRKRVPSDRLEEIAAKKLKKMSDLKSLASEKKATQKLADSQKRETRDSVVPTTTIKTVKRDSAKKLVPPSVRKVDPTMLVMKFPPETSLPSMNELKARLGRFGPIDQSGLRIFWKTSTCRVVFLYKPDAQAAYKYAMGNKSLFGNVNVKYQLREVGTPVTETPESEKGSATTDDNPIEAPRMKDPMVVLPGRASSTPVVHQPPLLPLPTVQLKSCLKKSSGDESGVPSIGTVGSSSSSSSSKGTTRVKFMLDGDESNRNNIMNANFADGGTSPSVAMDINSNFFQKVVSTPPPLPIPTNIMHQQHSEMPQPRNALNHHNHHHHHLHHHTPTMAPPPTTTTTPPTPTTDISQQLLSLLSRCSDVVTNVTGLLGYVPYHPL, from the exons ATGATTTCGGTGATGAATAAGGATTTTGAATTCGAGAAGAAACCAGATGATGGCCTTGAAGAGTCACGAGCGGAGGAAATAGATCTCGAGCACGCCGCTGATAGTTCGAGCCACGATGATCAAGTTTCTGATTCCAGAGTTGTTAAGGAAGCTAGGGTTTCCTTAATGGAGATGGATCCTGGAGCTCCGGGGAGCGAGTTCGATGCGAAGATGTTGGGAAATGGTAGATCTGCCGAGTTTAGGGTTTTCCCGTCGGAGGAGGTGGGGTTTTTGGTTAGTTCGGATGGCGAAGGTGGCGGCCCAGGTATGGATATGAAGTTCTCGAGCTCTCTTGTTGATGTTAAAATCTCGAAAACCGATCGATTTGATGGTTCAGTTGGTCATCTGGATGCACAGAACGATCGAAAGTCTAATTTATCTCAGTATAAGTTCTTAATGTCTGAGTTTGATGATTATGTTGCGAATGAGAGTAGTGGTGCAATGGTTGCGGCGGCAACTTCGAGGGCGATGAGCTATGGGTTTGAGGTCGGGGATATGGTGTGGGGAAAGGTCAAGTCTCATCCATGGTGGCCTGGGCATATTTTTAGCGATTCTCTGGCTTCTCCTTCTGTGCGACGCACCAGGAGAGATGGATATGTTTTGGTGGCATTTTTTGGTGATAGCAGTTATGGCTGGTTTGACCCTGCTGAGCTAATCCCATTCGAGCCGAACTATTATGAGAAATCTAGACAGACAACTTCAAGGACCTTTTTGAAGGCTGTGGAAGAGGCAGTCGATGAAGCGAGTCGGAGACGGGGTCTTGGTCTAGCCTGCAAATGTAGGAATCGTTACAATTTTAGGCAGACGAATGTGCCGGGATACTTCGCTGTTGATGTTCCAGATTTTGAGGTAGGAGGTGTTTACTCTTGGAATCAGATTAGGAGGGCGAGAGATAGTTTTAAAC CCAGTGAAACTCTCTCGTTTATCAAGCAATTGGCGTTGACTCCGCGAGGTGGTGATCATAGAAGCATTAACTTTGTGAACAACAAGGCTACAGTCTTCGGTTATCGAAGAGCGGTTTATGAAGAGTTTGATGAGACATATGCTCAGGCATTTGGTCCACCATCTGGGCCTGGACGTCCCCCTCGCAGCTCGGTTGCTTCATTGGATCAGCATAGAGAACCAGCTCGAG CTCCTTTGAGTGGCCCCCTAGTGATTGCAGAAGCTTTGGGGGCTGGGAAGAGTGCGATAAAGCCTATGAAGTTAAAGGACCAATCTAAGAAAGACAGGTACCTACTCAAACGTCGAGACGAACCAAGTAACTTGATAGACTTTGGGGCTAACCAGGAGCAGGCAACTTCTACCGTTCCCTCGTCTCTCGTCACAGAATCCGCCAAAACTGGGGTTGCCGAAGATTATGTTCTGCTGAAGAGGACTCCAACTGTTCCTGTCAAGCCTCAAATACAGGTCAAAGGTGACCACACTGCGTTTGGTACCGATACCGAAACTTCTAGTCTGAGTTTACCCAGCAATGAAGCTGAGATAGGTAGGATGGCCTTGAGCACCAATCTTACTAGCCAAGGACTTTCTACGAGCATCGAGGCATCTTCTGATAAGGGAACGATTCCTCTAGAGGAACCGAAGGAGACAATGGCACCTAGTGAAGATATCGGTTTTAGGAATGATGGCTTCTCTGATATAGCAG ATGAGAGGGCTGTTCCGAGAATGTTGGTGGATACCGAGCCTCTTCGTGACCAATCAGATGCGTTACGTGAAGTTCGATATGCAGGTACagaaaatatgttgaaatcTTCTGGAACTCCTCAACAACTTGAGCTTAGTAATTCAGTGAGTCTTGAAGGTGACCGCGCATCAGATAGAAATTTGGACAGCCACGTTAACGCTGAACCTTCGTCAGCTGGTGCGAAGTTTGCTGATGTCAATAGTTCGGTTGGCGGAGTCTTGAAGCCAAAGGTCCTGAAACGGCCAGCCGAAGACATGAGCTCCACGGGCACTCCGATTATGGgggtgaaaaagaaaaagaaaaagaagcgaGACATAGGTGCAGAAATGGGTTCCGAGCATGTACAGAAACTGATGGCATCGAAGAAGACTGGGAACTTAGTCGGAAAAGTTGCAGAAAAATCCAATCAGGTTGGTTTGGGTTCCAGAGAGGATTTCCGGTCGACATATGAGAAAAAAAGCACTGCATCAACTAATTCGATATCACACGCTAGCGGGTTGCCTGGGTTTGGCCGAGGGAGCGATGAGTTCCATGTGCCCCAACTGTTAAATGATTTGCAAGCCTTTGCTCTGGATCCTTTCCATGGGGTTGAAAGGAATTGCCAAGTGATCGTTCAGAAGTTCTTCCTGCGGTTTCGGTCACTCGTTTATCAGAAAAGTTTGATTTCGTCACCATCATCTGAGGCCGAGTCCGCTGATCTTCGTGCAGTTAAATCTCCAGATGCTAGCCTTGGAACTGATAATTTAAGTGAGAACATTAGAGATCACTCAGTTAAACCCTTACTTAGACACGATGATCGAACAAAAGCGGGGCGAAAACGTGTTCCATCTGATCGTCTAGAGGAAATTGCAGCCAAGAAgttaaagaaaatgagtgATTTGAAATCGTTGGCATCAGAGAAAAAGGCTACCCAGAAACTTGCCGATAGCCAGAAACGAGAAACCAGAGATTCTGTAGTACCGACGACGACAATCAAGACGGTCAAGCGAGATTCTGCGAAGAAGTTGGTGCCTCCTTCAGTAAGGAAAGTCGATCCAACCATGTTGGTTATGAAGTTCCCTCCCGAAACATCACTTCCATCCATGAACGAGCTAAAGGCCAGGCTCGGTCGATTCGGGCCAATCGACCAATCAGGTCTCCGTATCTTCTGGAAAACATCAACATGTCGTGTCGTTTTCCTCTACAAACCAGATGCTCAAGCAGCCTACAAGTATGCAATGGGAAACAAGTCCTTATTCGGGAATGTCAACGTAAAGTACCAACTTCGAGAAGTAGGAACTCCTGTAACCGAAACACCCGAATCCGAGAAGGGAAGTGCAACAACAGACGACAATCCTATCGAAGCTCCCAGGATGAAGGATCCAATGGTCGTCCTACCAGGACGAGCATCATCGACCCCAGTGGTACATCAACCACCCCTTCTACCACTCCCAACAGTTCAGCTCAAATCCTGCCTGAAAAAGTCATCAGGCGACGAATCCGGTGTACCGAGTATCGGCACGGTaggcagcagcagcagcagcagcagcagcaaagGAACGACCCGAGTGAAGTTCATGTTGGACGGCGACGAAAGTAATAGAAACAACATCATGAATGCTAATTTCGCAGATGGTGGAACATCTCCTTCTGTTGCAATGGATATTAATAGTAACTTCTTTCAAAAGGTCGTTTCTACACCTCCTCCCCTCCCAATTCCTACAAATATTATGCATCAACAACACTCGGAAATGCCACAACCTAGAAATGCACTCAACCACCacaaccaccaccaccaccacctccaccaccacACACCCACCATGGCACCACCgcccaccaccaccaccactccCCCGACCCCGACCACCGACATATCCCAGCAGCTGCTGAGCCTTTTATCAAGGTGCAGCGATGTGGTCACCAATGTCACAGGCTTGTTAGGCTATGTGCCATACCACCCTCTTTGA
- the LOC111798384 gene encoding uncharacterized protein LOC111798384 isoform X1 codes for MISVMNKDFEFEKKPDDGLEESRAEEIDLEHAADSSSHDDQVSDSRVVKEARVSLMEMDPGAPGSEFDAKMLGNGRSAEFRVFPSEEVGFLVSSDGEGGGPGMDMKFSSSLVDVKISKTDRFDGSVGHLDAQNDRKSNLSQYKFLMSEFDDYVANESSGAMVAAATSRAMSYGFEVGDMVWGKVKSHPWWPGHIFSDSLASPSVRRTRRDGYVLVAFFGDSSYGWFDPAELIPFEPNYYEKSRQTTSRTFLKAVEEAVDEASRRRGLGLACKCRNRYNFRQTNVPGYFAVDVPDFEVGGVYSWNQIRRARDSFKPSETLSFIKQLALTPRGGDHRSINFVNNKATVFGYRRAVYEEFDETYAQAFGPPSGPGRPPRSSVASLDQHREPARAPLSGPLVIAEALGAGKSAIKPMKLKDQSKKDRYLLKRRDEPSNLIDFGANQEQATSTVPSSLVTESAKTGVAEDYVLLKRTPTVPVKPQIQVKGDHTAFGTDTETSSLSLPSNEAEIGRMALSTNLTSQGLSTSIEASSDKGTIPLEEPKETMAPSEDIGFRNDGFSDIADERAVPRMLVDTEPLRDQSDALREVRYAGTENMLKSSGTPQQLELSNSVSLEGDRASDRNLDSHVNAEPSSAGAKFADVNSSVGGVLKPKVLKRPAEDMSSTGTPIMGVKKKKKKKRDIGAEMGSEHVQKLMASKKTGNLVGKVAEKSNQVGLGSREDFRSTYEKKSTASTNSISHASGLPGFGRGSDEFHVPQLLNDLQAFALDPFHGVERNCQVIVQKFFLRFRSLVYQKSLISSPSSEAESADLRAVKSPDASLGTDNLSENIRDHSVKPLLRHDDRTKAGRKRVPSDRLEEIAAKKLKKMSDLKSLASEKKATQKLADSQKRETRDSVVPTTTIKTVKRDSAKKLVPPSVRKVDPTMLVMKFPPETSLPSMNELKARLGRFGPIDQSGLRIFWKTSTCRVVFLYKPDAQAAYKYAMGNKSLFGNVNVKYQLREVGTPVTETPESEKGSATTDDNPIEAPRMKDPMVVLPGRASSTPVVHQPPLLPLPTVQLKSCLKKSSGDESGVPSIGTVGSSSSSSSSKGTTRVKFMLDGDESNRNNIMNANFADGGTSPSVAMDINSNFFQKVVSTPPPLPIPTNIMHQQHSEMPQPRNALNHHNHHHHHLHHHTPTMAPPPTTTTTPPTPTTDISQQLLSLLSRCSDVVTNVTGLLGYVPYHPL; via the exons ATGATTTCGGTGATGAATAAGGATTTTGAATTCGAGAAGAAACCAGATGATGGCCTTGAAGAGTCACGAGCGGAGGAAATAGATCTCGAGCACGCCGCTGATAGTTCGAGCCACGATGATCAAGTTTCTGATTCCAGAGTTGTTAAGGAAGCTAGGGTTTCCTTAATGGAGATGGATCCTGGAGCTCCGGGGAGCGAGTTCGATGCGAAGATGTTGGGAAATGGTAGATCTGCCGAGTTTAGGGTTTTCCCGTCGGAGGAGGTGGGGTTTTTGGTTAGTTCGGATGGCGAAGGTGGCGGCCCAGGTATGGATATGAAGTTCTCGAGCTCTCTTGTTGATGTTAAAATCTCGAAAACCGATCGATTTGATGGTTCAGTTGGTCATCTGGATGCACAGAACGATCGAAAGTCTAATTTATCTCAGTATAAGTTCTTAATGTCTGAGTTTGATGATTATGTTGCGAATGAGAGTAGTGGTGCAATGGTTGCGGCGGCAACTTCGAGGGCGATGAGCTATGGGTTTGAGGTCGGGGATATGGTGTGGGGAAAGGTCAAGTCTCATCCATGGTGGCCTGGGCATATTTTTAGCGATTCTCTGGCTTCTCCTTCTGTGCGACGCACCAGGAGAGATGGATATGTTTTGGTGGCATTTTTTGGTGATAGCAGTTATGGCTGGTTTGACCCTGCTGAGCTAATCCCATTCGAGCCGAACTATTATGAGAAATCTAGACAGACAACTTCAAGGACCTTTTTGAAGGCTGTGGAAGAGGCAGTCGATGAAGCGAGTCGGAGACGGGGTCTTGGTCTAGCCTGCAAATGTAGGAATCGTTACAATTTTAGGCAGACGAATGTGCCGGGATACTTCGCTGTTGATGTTCCAGATTTTGAGGTAGGAGGTGTTTACTCTTGGAATCAGATTAGGAGGGCGAGAGATAGTTTTAAACCCAGTGAAACTCTCTCGTTTATCAAGCAATTGGCGTTGACTCCACGAG GTGGTGATCATAGAAGCATTAACTTTGTGAACAACAAGGCTACAGTCTTCGGTTATCGAAGAGCGGTTTATGAAGAGTTTGATGAGACATATGCTCAGGCATTTGGTCCACCATCTGGGCCTGGACGTCCCCCTCGCAGCTCGGTTGCTTCATTGGATCAGCATAGAGAACCAGCTCGAG CTCCTTTGAGTGGCCCCCTAGTGATTGCAGAAGCTTTGGGGGCTGGGAAGAGTGCGATAAAGCCTATGAAGTTAAAGGACCAATCTAAGAAAGACAGGTACCTACTCAAACGTCGAGACGAACCAAGTAACTTGATAGACTTTGGGGCTAACCAGGAGCAGGCAACTTCTACCGTTCCCTCGTCTCTCGTCACAGAATCCGCCAAAACTGGGGTTGCCGAAGATTATGTTCTGCTGAAGAGGACTCCAACTGTTCCTGTCAAGCCTCAAATACAGGTCAAAGGTGACCACACTGCGTTTGGTACCGATACCGAAACTTCTAGTCTGAGTTTACCCAGCAATGAAGCTGAGATAGGTAGGATGGCCTTGAGCACCAATCTTACTAGCCAAGGACTTTCTACGAGCATCGAGGCATCTTCTGATAAGGGAACGATTCCTCTAGAGGAACCGAAGGAGACAATGGCACCTAGTGAAGATATCGGTTTTAGGAATGATGGCTTCTCTGATATAGCAG ATGAGAGGGCTGTTCCGAGAATGTTGGTGGATACCGAGCCTCTTCGTGACCAATCAGATGCGTTACGTGAAGTTCGATATGCAGGTACagaaaatatgttgaaatcTTCTGGAACTCCTCAACAACTTGAGCTTAGTAATTCAGTGAGTCTTGAAGGTGACCGCGCATCAGATAGAAATTTGGACAGCCACGTTAACGCTGAACCTTCGTCAGCTGGTGCGAAGTTTGCTGATGTCAATAGTTCGGTTGGCGGAGTCTTGAAGCCAAAGGTCCTGAAACGGCCAGCCGAAGACATGAGCTCCACGGGCACTCCGATTATGGgggtgaaaaagaaaaagaaaaagaagcgaGACATAGGTGCAGAAATGGGTTCCGAGCATGTACAGAAACTGATGGCATCGAAGAAGACTGGGAACTTAGTCGGAAAAGTTGCAGAAAAATCCAATCAGGTTGGTTTGGGTTCCAGAGAGGATTTCCGGTCGACATATGAGAAAAAAAGCACTGCATCAACTAATTCGATATCACACGCTAGCGGGTTGCCTGGGTTTGGCCGAGGGAGCGATGAGTTCCATGTGCCCCAACTGTTAAATGATTTGCAAGCCTTTGCTCTGGATCCTTTCCATGGGGTTGAAAGGAATTGCCAAGTGATCGTTCAGAAGTTCTTCCTGCGGTTTCGGTCACTCGTTTATCAGAAAAGTTTGATTTCGTCACCATCATCTGAGGCCGAGTCCGCTGATCTTCGTGCAGTTAAATCTCCAGATGCTAGCCTTGGAACTGATAATTTAAGTGAGAACATTAGAGATCACTCAGTTAAACCCTTACTTAGACACGATGATCGAACAAAAGCGGGGCGAAAACGTGTTCCATCTGATCGTCTAGAGGAAATTGCAGCCAAGAAgttaaagaaaatgagtgATTTGAAATCGTTGGCATCAGAGAAAAAGGCTACCCAGAAACTTGCCGATAGCCAGAAACGAGAAACCAGAGATTCTGTAGTACCGACGACGACAATCAAGACGGTCAAGCGAGATTCTGCGAAGAAGTTGGTGCCTCCTTCAGTAAGGAAAGTCGATCCAACCATGTTGGTTATGAAGTTCCCTCCCGAAACATCACTTCCATCCATGAACGAGCTAAAGGCCAGGCTCGGTCGATTCGGGCCAATCGACCAATCAGGTCTCCGTATCTTCTGGAAAACATCAACATGTCGTGTCGTTTTCCTCTACAAACCAGATGCTCAAGCAGCCTACAAGTATGCAATGGGAAACAAGTCCTTATTCGGGAATGTCAACGTAAAGTACCAACTTCGAGAAGTAGGAACTCCTGTAACCGAAACACCCGAATCCGAGAAGGGAAGTGCAACAACAGACGACAATCCTATCGAAGCTCCCAGGATGAAGGATCCAATGGTCGTCCTACCAGGACGAGCATCATCGACCCCAGTGGTACATCAACCACCCCTTCTACCACTCCCAACAGTTCAGCTCAAATCCTGCCTGAAAAAGTCATCAGGCGACGAATCCGGTGTACCGAGTATCGGCACGGTaggcagcagcagcagcagcagcagcagcaaagGAACGACCCGAGTGAAGTTCATGTTGGACGGCGACGAAAGTAATAGAAACAACATCATGAATGCTAATTTCGCAGATGGTGGAACATCTCCTTCTGTTGCAATGGATATTAATAGTAACTTCTTTCAAAAGGTCGTTTCTACACCTCCTCCCCTCCCAATTCCTACAAATATTATGCATCAACAACACTCGGAAATGCCACAACCTAGAAATGCACTCAACCACCacaaccaccaccaccaccacctccaccaccacACACCCACCATGGCACCACCgcccaccaccaccaccactccCCCGACCCCGACCACCGACATATCCCAGCAGCTGCTGAGCCTTTTATCAAGGTGCAGCGATGTGGTCACCAATGTCACAGGCTTGTTAGGCTATGTGCCATACCACCCTCTTTGA